One Pirellulales bacterium DNA segment encodes these proteins:
- a CDS encoding AI-2E family transporter, which produces MPAAPEPPIRAELRVHTLCLCLLTVVAVGFALWWLQPVLIPFVMAVFLAVAFMPLVDVLEVRCRLPRTIAVCVALLLAVLVLLATGVLVYNAGEQFTNEQNLKQYQNQLDSMMKGLAASLPLERFGIEESDFLSTIGQFLQSGVEGVLSGVPLALAAVLSKSGLVLIFLFFLLMSSVKRDRPIGGAWGEMEGRIRSYILTMTTLSGVTGILVGFVLWLFGVQAAAVFGLLTFLLNFIPNVGSFISIILPIPIVLLTGKLSGLEKFLAICIPAAIQFVIGNFFQPKLMGSHMRLHPVAILVALIFWGMLWGVVGAFLAVPITSIIRIACDRHPLTRPVANLMAGRLDALREEPVVVASDPS; this is translated from the coding sequence TTGCCAGCAGCACCCGAACCGCCGATTCGCGCTGAATTACGCGTTCATACCCTGTGCCTTTGCTTGCTCACGGTGGTGGCCGTCGGTTTTGCGCTGTGGTGGTTGCAGCCGGTCCTGATTCCGTTTGTGATGGCGGTTTTCCTGGCGGTTGCTTTTATGCCGCTGGTCGATGTGCTCGAAGTCCGCTGCCGCCTGCCGCGCACCATCGCCGTATGTGTCGCCTTGCTGTTGGCCGTGCTGGTGCTCTTGGCGACAGGCGTGCTGGTCTACAACGCCGGAGAACAATTCACCAATGAACAAAATCTCAAACAGTATCAAAACCAATTGGACTCCATGATGAAGGGTTTAGCCGCCTCGCTCCCCTTGGAGCGGTTCGGCATCGAAGAAAGCGACTTCCTCTCCACGATTGGACAGTTCCTGCAAAGCGGAGTCGAGGGCGTGCTGTCGGGTGTGCCCCTGGCTTTGGCGGCCGTGCTTTCCAAAAGTGGCTTAGTGCTGATCTTCCTCTTTTTCCTGCTCATGAGCAGCGTCAAGCGCGATCGCCCAATCGGCGGCGCCTGGGGCGAAATGGAGGGGCGTATTCGCAGTTACATTCTCACCATGACCACGCTCTCCGGCGTGACGGGCATTCTGGTCGGCTTCGTGCTCTGGCTGTTCGGAGTGCAAGCCGCCGCGGTGTTTGGATTGCTGACGTTTCTCTTGAATTTCATTCCGAACGTCGGTTCCTTTATTTCCATTATTCTGCCGATCCCCATTGTCCTTTTGACAGGAAAATTGAGCGGGTTAGAAAAGTTTTTGGCCATCTGCATTCCTGCGGCGATTCAGTTTGTCATCGGGAATTTTTTCCAGCCCAAGCTGATGGGCAGTCACATGCGGTTGCATCCGGTGGCAATCTTGGTGGCCTTGATTTTCTGGGGCATGCTCTGGGGGGTGGTGGGCGCCTTTTTGGCGGTTCCCATTACCTCCATCATCCGCATTGCTTGCGATCGGCACCCGCTCACTCGCCCGGTGGCCAATCTCATGGCCGGCCGCTTGGACGCCTTGCGAGAAGAACCGGTGGTGGTCGCCAGTGATCCCTCTTAA